In Candidatus Eisenbacteria bacterium, one genomic interval encodes:
- the ltrA gene encoding group II intron reverse transcriptase/maturase: MLTALEEGVKGGKWFALMDKVYSGENLKAAWVKVKANKGAAGIDRQSTEAFQAKEEKYLGELQESLRVNRYEAKPVKRVWIPKPGSDEKRPLGIPAVKDRIVQAAIRNVLEPIFEKTFAEQSYGFRPGRGCKDALRRVETLLKAGKTWVVDADIKSYFDTISHDILLKDIKEQVADGRVLELIEGYLKQGVIDGLDQWEPESGTPQGAVISPLLANIYLNKLDHEMKLKGYEMVRYADDAVILCSTKEEANKALTLLKARIEERGLTLHPEKTRIVDATVKGGFDFLGYHFERNTRWPRKKSMKKLKDSIRQKTKRTSGESMECIIDKLNRSLKGWFEYFRHSNGKTFQMIDKWIRMRLRSILRKRQGRHGKGQGTDHWRWPNAYFGGLGLFTLTTAHEQTRQSR; encoded by the coding sequence ATGTTGACGGCACTTGAAGAAGGTGTGAAAGGAGGCAAGTGGTTTGCTTTAATGGACAAGGTATATTCCGGGGAGAACCTGAAGGCGGCTTGGGTAAAAGTGAAAGCCAACAAAGGGGCGGCGGGAATAGACCGGCAGAGCACCGAGGCATTTCAAGCCAAAGAAGAAAAGTATCTGGGAGAGCTGCAGGAAAGTCTGAGAGTGAATCGATACGAGGCCAAGCCGGTCAAAAGGGTATGGATACCGAAACCGGGAAGCGATGAGAAAAGGCCGCTGGGGATTCCAGCGGTAAAAGACCGAATAGTGCAGGCAGCAATCAGAAATGTGCTGGAACCAATATTCGAGAAAACCTTTGCGGAACAGAGCTACGGGTTCAGACCCGGCAGGGGGTGCAAGGATGCCCTCAGACGAGTAGAGACACTACTGAAGGCCGGAAAGACATGGGTGGTAGATGCCGACATAAAGAGCTACTTTGATACTATCTCACATGACATACTGCTGAAGGACATCAAAGAACAGGTCGCAGACGGACGGGTATTGGAACTGATAGAGGGCTATCTGAAACAAGGCGTCATTGACGGCCTTGACCAGTGGGAACCGGAAAGCGGAACGCCACAGGGAGCAGTAATCAGTCCTCTACTGGCTAATATATATCTGAACAAATTAGATCATGAGATGAAACTCAAGGGATATGAAATGGTCAGATATGCCGACGATGCGGTAATACTGTGCTCGACAAAGGAAGAAGCAAATAAGGCATTGACCTTACTGAAGGCGAGGATAGAAGAAAGAGGATTGACTTTACACCCTGAAAAGACGCGGATAGTTGACGCGACCGTAAAGGGGGGATTCGACTTTCTGGGCTACCACTTCGAGAGAAACACCAGATGGCCGCGTAAGAAAAGCATGAAGAAACTCAAGGACAGCATCAGGCAGAAGACGAAGCGCACTTCCGGCGAAAGCATGGAGTGCATAATCGACAAACTCAACCGGAGCTTAAAAGGCTGGTTTGAATACTTTCGGCACAGTAATGGAAAGACTTTCCAAATGATTGACAAATGGATACGCATGAGACTAAGAAGCATACTCAGGAAACGACA